One window of uncultured Trichococcus sp. genomic DNA carries:
- the ald gene encoding alanine dehydrogenase, whose amino-acid sequence MIIGVPKEIKNNENRVGVVPAGVQLLVQNGHQVWVQSGCGVGSGFEDRRYEKAGATVLEDAAKVWAAEMIIKVKEPLESEYPYLREDLILFTYLHLAAAPQLTEVMLQAGMTAIGYETMVGKKGDLPLLTPMSVIAGRLSVQIGAQFLEKPYGGKGVLLSGVPGVANGKVVIIGGGVAGRNALQIALGLGAHCTILDVRPDILTEIENLYGNAVLTLLSNEWNIAHAVKDADVVIGAVLIPGRKAPTLVTEEMVKSMQTGSVIVDIAVDQGGIFETEDRTTTHDDPVYERHGILHYAVPNMPGAVPRTATIALTNATLPYAVEIANQGARQAAVNNPTILTGFNVHRGKLTNKDVAESIGGVYTPIETLL is encoded by the coding sequence ATGATCATCGGAGTGCCGAAGGAAATCAAAAATAACGAAAACCGGGTGGGTGTGGTGCCTGCAGGTGTGCAGTTGCTGGTCCAGAACGGCCATCAAGTCTGGGTCCAATCCGGCTGCGGTGTCGGATCGGGATTCGAAGACAGACGGTACGAAAAGGCAGGGGCGACGGTGTTGGAAGACGCAGCCAAAGTATGGGCTGCCGAAATGATCATCAAAGTAAAAGAGCCTTTGGAATCGGAATACCCATACTTGCGCGAGGACCTGATTCTGTTCACATACCTGCATTTGGCGGCCGCACCGCAGTTGACGGAGGTGATGCTGCAAGCGGGCATGACCGCGATCGGCTACGAAACGATGGTCGGCAAAAAAGGTGATTTACCGTTGCTCACACCGATGAGCGTCATCGCGGGCCGTCTTTCCGTCCAGATTGGTGCGCAGTTCCTGGAGAAACCGTACGGCGGCAAAGGTGTTCTGCTGAGCGGCGTTCCGGGTGTAGCGAACGGGAAAGTCGTCATCATCGGCGGCGGTGTGGCTGGACGCAACGCGTTGCAGATCGCACTGGGACTCGGCGCCCATTGCACAATCCTGGACGTAAGACCGGATATTTTGACGGAAATCGAGAATTTGTACGGGAACGCAGTCCTCACCTTGCTGTCGAACGAGTGGAACATTGCCCATGCCGTCAAGGATGCCGACGTCGTCATCGGGGCTGTCCTGATTCCCGGCCGGAAAGCGCCGACGTTAGTGACCGAGGAGATGGTGAAAAGTATGCAGACGGGTTCCGTGATCGTCGATATCGCTGTGGATCAGGGCGGCATCTTTGAAACCGAAGACCGCACGACCACGCACGATGATCCGGTTTATGAACGTCATGGTATCCTGCATTATGCGGTGCCGAACATGCCGGGCGCCGTTCCGCGCACTGCCACGATCGCGTTGACGAACGCCACGCTGCCTTACGCAGTGGAAATCGCGAACCAAGGCGCGCGGCAAGCGGCGGTAAACAATCCGACCATCCTGACCGGATTCAACGTGCACAGAGGCAAGTTGACGAACAAAGATGTCGCTGAATCGATCGGTGGAGTCTATACTCCAATCGAAACTTTGTTGTAA
- a CDS encoding glycerol dehydrogenase — protein sequence MAYHVFRSPSRYIQGVGAIDALGKEAAVYGKRAFLLTDDFVWGLLQEKVERALEGFPYHFEAFTGEASLEAMVRLADEVAAATADVIIGLGGGKIIDVAKGIAAACELPVVIVPTTVSTDAPTSAISVLYTPDGLFDHYRFYAKNPDLVLVDTQIVIQAPIKFFASGMADALATCVEALATKASGENALAGGLPTIAGTAIAKACEETLFRDGLSAFADVQKGLVTPAVEAIVEANTLLSGLGFENGGLAAAHAIHNGFTAIKGEVHRLTHGEIVGFCLLVQLVLEERPHEEFKKYSEFLAAIGMPTTLAEMHLTGATREELVKVGKLAVSQSNTMKNLNKNITAGQVADAILVVDGLVGKE from the coding sequence ATGGCTTATCATGTTTTTCGGTCGCCTAGCCGGTATATTCAAGGAGTAGGTGCTATAGACGCATTGGGGAAGGAAGCGGCTGTCTACGGAAAAAGGGCATTCCTGCTTACGGATGATTTCGTTTGGGGCTTGCTCCAGGAAAAAGTGGAACGGGCTTTGGAGGGGTTTCCCTATCATTTTGAAGCATTCACTGGCGAAGCCTCGCTGGAAGCAATGGTCCGTTTGGCTGATGAAGTTGCTGCTGCAACGGCGGACGTCATCATCGGCCTCGGAGGCGGCAAAATCATCGATGTTGCGAAAGGCATCGCAGCTGCATGCGAATTGCCGGTCGTGATTGTCCCAACCACTGTTTCCACGGATGCACCGACCAGTGCGATATCGGTGCTCTATACACCGGACGGGCTGTTCGACCATTACCGTTTCTATGCGAAGAACCCTGACCTGGTGCTCGTGGATACACAGATCGTCATCCAAGCGCCGATCAAGTTTTTCGCCAGCGGGATGGCGGATGCCTTGGCGACCTGTGTAGAAGCGTTGGCAACGAAAGCTTCCGGGGAGAATGCGTTGGCCGGGGGATTGCCTACCATCGCCGGCACCGCCATCGCGAAGGCCTGCGAAGAAACCTTATTCCGTGACGGCCTCAGCGCATTCGCTGATGTCCAAAAAGGCTTGGTGACACCGGCTGTCGAGGCGATTGTCGAGGCAAATACGCTGCTGTCGGGACTGGGCTTTGAGAACGGCGGCTTGGCTGCCGCGCATGCCATCCATAATGGCTTCACGGCCATCAAAGGTGAGGTCCATCGTTTGACGCATGGGGAAATAGTCGGCTTTTGCCTATTGGTCCAACTCGTACTTGAAGAGCGCCCTCATGAAGAATTCAAAAAATACAGCGAGTTCCTCGCGGCGATCGGCATGCCGACGACTCTGGCTGAGATGCATCTGACCGGAGCCACGCGTGAAGAGCTCGTTAAAGTCGGAAAACTTGCTGTATCACAGAGCAACACCATGAAAAATCTGAACAAAAACATAACGGCTGGTCAAGTCGCCGACGCCATTTTGGTGGTGGACGGACTTGTCGGAAAGGAATGA
- a CDS encoding flotillin family protein: MTNFLDQFMGIGILVILLVVALIIFIGRYKTASPDKALIVSGSFLGSKNTHIDKSTGNTMKVVRGGGTFVIPVFQTAKELSLLSSKLEVSTPAVYTEEGVPVSADGTVIIKVGSTVEEIATAAEQYLSKPTEDLENEAREVLEGHLRSILGSMTVEEIYKNRDKFSQEVQAVASVDLAKMGLIIVSFTVKEVTDENGYLDALGQPRIAQVKRDAHIAQAEADKETRIKRAQAEQESQQAEILRETQIAESNKQKELKLAAFRQEQDVAKAKADNAYALEKAQLDILLKEKEMNVDITERVKQIELEEKEIIRREKQYDAEVRKKADAERYAIETKAAADKQKAIWESEARAKEKELNGLAESASILAIGEAEAKAKEALANALKQYGEAAILTMLIEKYPDIVRAAAEPISNIDRITVIDGGNGSQGAAKVANYASQVLTATQEGLKETTGMDVTALIESFVGNKNIGSKLGAINETMAAEISEEKPSLAEVGNEPEKAVS; the protein is encoded by the coding sequence ATGACGAATTTTTTGGATCAGTTTATGGGTATCGGTATTTTAGTGATTTTACTGGTGGTCGCCTTGATAATTTTCATCGGGCGCTACAAGACGGCTTCGCCGGATAAGGCGCTGATCGTCAGCGGGAGTTTTCTTGGCAGCAAAAATACACATATCGACAAATCGACAGGCAACACGATGAAAGTTGTCCGCGGCGGCGGTACTTTTGTCATCCCGGTATTTCAGACAGCCAAGGAACTGTCACTCTTGTCGAGTAAATTGGAAGTCAGCACGCCGGCTGTCTATACGGAGGAAGGGGTTCCGGTCTCGGCTGATGGGACAGTCATCATCAAGGTCGGTTCTACAGTGGAAGAAATAGCCACAGCGGCGGAACAATACTTAAGCAAGCCGACAGAGGATCTGGAGAATGAAGCCCGCGAAGTGTTGGAAGGCCATCTGCGTTCGATTCTGGGCTCCATGACTGTCGAAGAAATCTATAAGAATCGCGACAAATTCTCGCAAGAAGTGCAAGCGGTCGCCAGCGTGGATTTGGCTAAGATGGGCTTGATCATCGTCTCTTTCACGGTGAAGGAAGTTACAGACGAAAATGGCTATCTGGATGCCCTTGGGCAACCGCGTATCGCCCAAGTCAAACGGGATGCGCATATCGCTCAGGCAGAAGCCGATAAGGAAACGCGCATCAAGCGTGCCCAAGCGGAACAAGAATCGCAACAAGCCGAAATTTTGAGAGAGACCCAAATCGCGGAATCGAATAAACAAAAAGAATTGAAGTTGGCTGCGTTCCGCCAAGAGCAGGACGTCGCCAAGGCGAAAGCGGATAACGCCTATGCTCTGGAAAAAGCGCAGCTGGATATCTTGCTGAAAGAAAAAGAAATGAACGTCGACATCACGGAACGTGTGAAGCAAATCGAACTGGAAGAGAAAGAAATCATCCGGAGAGAAAAACAATATGACGCAGAAGTGCGCAAGAAAGCCGATGCAGAGCGGTATGCCATCGAAACAAAAGCGGCTGCCGACAAACAAAAAGCGATCTGGGAATCCGAAGCGCGGGCCAAGGAGAAAGAGCTGAACGGTTTGGCGGAATCCGCCAGCATCCTTGCAATCGGGGAAGCCGAAGCGAAAGCGAAGGAAGCTTTAGCGAATGCATTGAAACAATACGGGGAAGCAGCCATCTTGACGATGCTGATCGAGAAATATCCGGATATCGTACGTGCTGCTGCTGAGCCGATTTCCAATATCGACAGAATCACGGTAATCGATGGCGGCAACGGCAGCCAGGGCGCTGCCAAAGTAGCCAATTACGCCAGCCAAGTCCTGACTGCCACCCAGGAAGGGCTCAAAGAAACGACCGGGATGGACGTGACGGCGTTGATCGAATCGTTCGTCGGAAACAAAAATATCGGCAGCAAATTGGGCGCAATCAACGAGACGATGGCAGCAGAAATCTCAGAAGAAAAACCAAGTCTAGCTGAAGTAGGCAATGAACCGGAAAAAGCCGTTTCTTAA
- a CDS encoding winged helix-turn-helix transcriptional regulator yields MIQYQEKEFYNTKDLALSVVGGRWKIAIIWSLLHNGTLRLSEFNKILPDINQRMLIRQLRELERDLIIARTVYPVVPPKVEYHLTDIGKELAPVVQSICDWGDQYLKVITEK; encoded by the coding sequence ATGATCCAATACCAAGAGAAAGAATTTTATAATACAAAAGATTTAGCTCTATCTGTTGTAGGTGGAAGATGGAAAATTGCAATCATCTGGTCCTTGCTCCACAACGGCACACTGCGGCTGAGCGAGTTCAACAAAATCCTTCCTGACATCAACCAACGGATGTTGATCCGCCAGTTGCGGGAGCTGGAGCGCGACCTGATCATCGCCAGGACGGTTTATCCCGTTGTTCCTCCGAAAGTCGAGTATCACCTGACCGACATCGGCAAGGAATTGGCACCTGTCGTCCAATCCATTTGCGACTGGGGAGACCAATATCTGAAAGTGATAACGGAGAAATAG
- a CDS encoding S-(hydroxymethyl)glutathione dehydrogenase/class III alcohol dehydrogenase: protein MKSRAAVAFGPGKPLEIVEIDVAEPKAKEVLVKILYTSVCHTDAFTLSGDDPEGVFPAVLGHEGAGVVVAVGDEVTSVKPGDHVIPLYTPECGECEFCLSGKTNLCSAVRETQGKGLMPDGTTRFSYNGEPIYHYMGTSTFSEYTVVNEINLVNIDKEAPLDKVALFGCGVTTGLGAVENTAKVEEGAVTAVFGLGAIGLAVIQGLKKAKASRIIAIDMNPDKWELAKKMGATDFVNPSDHDRPIQEVLIEMTNGGVDYSFECIGNVEVMKSALEACHKGWGESIIIGVAGAGKEIHTRPFQLVTGRVWRGSAFGGVKGRTELPGMVEDFMNGEIDLDSFITHHLNFTDINEAFDLLHKGESIRTILTYGE from the coding sequence ATGAAAAGTAGAGCAGCTGTCGCTTTTGGACCAGGCAAACCGTTGGAGATTGTGGAAATAGATGTGGCAGAGCCAAAAGCCAAAGAAGTATTGGTGAAGATCCTTTACACTTCCGTCTGCCATACCGATGCCTTCACTTTGTCGGGTGACGATCCCGAGGGTGTTTTCCCTGCCGTATTAGGGCATGAAGGTGCCGGAGTGGTCGTTGCCGTAGGCGATGAAGTCACTTCCGTCAAACCTGGGGATCATGTCATTCCTCTTTACACGCCGGAATGCGGGGAATGCGAATTCTGTCTTTCCGGGAAGACAAATCTGTGTTCAGCTGTGCGCGAAACCCAAGGCAAAGGCTTGATGCCGGACGGAACGACCCGTTTCTCTTATAATGGTGAACCTATTTATCACTATATGGGGACAAGCACTTTCAGCGAATACACGGTCGTCAACGAGATCAACCTGGTCAATATCGATAAGGAAGCACCGCTTGATAAAGTTGCATTGTTCGGCTGTGGAGTGACGACCGGCCTCGGCGCTGTCGAAAACACGGCTAAAGTCGAAGAAGGCGCAGTGACGGCAGTCTTCGGCTTGGGTGCGATCGGCTTGGCCGTTATTCAAGGGCTGAAAAAAGCGAAGGCCTCCCGCATCATCGCTATCGATATGAACCCCGACAAATGGGAACTGGCCAAAAAAATGGGCGCCACTGACTTCGTCAACCCAAGCGATCACGATCGCCCGATCCAGGAAGTCTTGATCGAAATGACCAACGGCGGCGTGGATTACAGTTTTGAATGCATCGGAAATGTTGAAGTCATGAAATCCGCCTTGGAAGCTTGCCACAAAGGTTGGGGCGAAAGCATCATCATCGGTGTCGCCGGTGCCGGCAAAGAAATCCACACCCGCCCGTTCCAATTGGTGACAGGACGCGTCTGGAGAGGGTCCGCATTCGGCGGTGTCAAAGGCCGCACGGAATTGCCCGGAATGGTGGAAGATTTCATGAACGGCGAAATCGACTTGGACAGCTTCATCACGCATCATTTGAATTTCACCGACATCAACGAAGCCTTCGACCTGTTGCACAAGGGCGAATCCATCCGCACGATCTTGACTTACGGAGAATAA
- the fghA gene encoding S-formylglutathione hydrolase encodes MTTTLIETHKVFAGEQRKYRHYSETLDCDMVFSLFLPKQTGNTPTDLIWWLSGLTCTDDNFSQKGAFQKYASQHQLAVVMPDTSPRGTDVADDENWDLGQGAGFYLNATQEPWAKNYRMYDYLTKELPQLVYTLIPNFSGKESIMGHSMGGHGALVIGLKNPERYCSISAFAPILNPSQVPWGQKAFSAYLGPDEKDWAAWDATILIASSTAAPPILISQGTADAFYEVQLNEEAFLQAAEGRKVSYEKLDGYDHSYFTIATFIEEHLQFHKDCLK; translated from the coding sequence ATGACAACAACCTTGATTGAAACGCATAAAGTATTTGCGGGCGAACAAAGAAAATACCGTCACTATTCTGAAACACTGGATTGTGACATGGTTTTCAGCCTGTTCCTACCGAAGCAGACGGGCAATACGCCGACAGACTTGATTTGGTGGCTTTCCGGATTGACGTGCACAGATGACAATTTCAGCCAAAAAGGCGCGTTCCAAAAATACGCAAGCCAGCACCAGTTGGCAGTTGTCATGCCGGACACTTCTCCGCGCGGAACGGATGTGGCGGATGACGAAAACTGGGATCTGGGCCAAGGTGCCGGTTTCTATCTGAACGCAACCCAGGAACCGTGGGCAAAAAATTACCGAATGTATGATTATTTGACGAAAGAATTGCCTCAACTTGTCTACACTCTGATTCCGAATTTTTCAGGAAAAGAGAGCATCATGGGACATTCGATGGGTGGACACGGTGCGTTGGTCATCGGATTGAAAAATCCAGAGCGCTACTGCTCCATCTCCGCTTTCGCTCCTATCCTGAATCCGTCACAGGTTCCTTGGGGCCAAAAAGCCTTTTCCGCCTACTTGGGCCCGGATGAAAAAGATTGGGCAGCATGGGACGCGACCATCTTGATCGCGTCCAGTACTGCAGCTCCGCCCATCCTTATTTCGCAAGGGACAGCTGATGCTTTTTACGAAGTCCAGCTGAACGAAGAAGCCTTCCTGCAAGCCGCTGAAGGCAGAAAAGTGAGCTACGAAAAATTGGACGGTTACGATCACAGTTACTTTACGATCGCTACCTTCATCGAAGAGCATCTGCAGTTCCATAAAGACTGTCTGAAATAG
- a CDS encoding amino acid ABC transporter ATP-binding protein: protein MLALRNIHKKFGELEVLKGVDIEVAKGDIVVILGPSGSGKTTLLRCINFLERADEGSLHFDEIQTEFSKASKKDINAVRKKSAFVFQNYGLFDNKTVLDNVTEGLIIGRKVPKKEAVEIAIRALEKVGLSDRLAYYPSQLSGGQQQRVGIARALAVNPDVILFDEPTSALDPELVGEVLQVIRKLAEEGTTMVIVTHEMTFAKEVANRVIFMDQGVIVEEGVPEAIFGNPKEARTKGFLQRILVRA from the coding sequence ATGCTGGCATTGAGGAATATTCATAAGAAATTCGGCGAACTGGAAGTGCTGAAAGGTGTGGACATCGAAGTCGCAAAAGGCGACATCGTCGTTATCCTGGGTCCCAGCGGTTCGGGCAAGACGACCTTGTTGCGTTGCATCAACTTCCTGGAGCGCGCCGATGAAGGGTCGTTGCATTTTGACGAGATCCAGACCGAATTTTCGAAAGCAAGCAAGAAGGACATCAACGCTGTAAGGAAAAAATCGGCTTTCGTTTTCCAGAACTATGGCCTGTTCGACAACAAAACGGTTTTGGACAACGTTACCGAAGGCCTGATCATCGGGCGGAAAGTGCCGAAGAAGGAAGCCGTTGAAATTGCCATCCGTGCCTTGGAAAAAGTTGGTCTGAGTGATCGCTTGGCCTACTATCCTTCGCAACTGTCAGGAGGCCAGCAACAAAGGGTGGGCATCGCCCGTGCTTTGGCGGTCAACCCGGACGTCATCCTGTTCGACGAACCCACTTCGGCTTTGGATCCGGAACTGGTCGGCGAAGTGCTGCAGGTCATCCGCAAACTGGCGGAGGAAGGCACCACCATGGTCATTGTCACGCATGAAATGACCTTCGCCAAGGAAGTGGCCAATCGCGTTATTTTCATGGATCAGGGCGTCATCGTGGAGGAAGGCGTCCCTGAAGCTATTTTCGGAAATCCAAAAGAAGCCCGCACCAAAGGGTTCCTGCAGCGGATTTTGGTCCGCGCTTGA
- a CDS encoding amino acid ABC transporter permease — MNRPFDIAYIWKAVPEILSGLGVTLQFLIGTIVIGGLLGFLATWARLSGPKWLRAIVHGYIWIIRCTPSIVMMFLVFYGLPEVLLGVFDIDINSWNRLNFVVIALSLLFSAPCSEIMRSAYLAVAKVQREAALSIGLTEAQAFRRIVLPQALVSALPNLGNSFILLMKEGALAYTIGIVDIMGKGQLIIARNFGGYSIETYIALAAIYWLLTLAIEKAFKLAEDKLSAGKQPLRAA, encoded by the coding sequence ATGAATCGTCCATTCGACATCGCTTATATTTGGAAGGCCGTGCCGGAAATTCTATCCGGTTTGGGCGTAACGCTGCAATTTTTGATCGGTACGATCGTGATCGGGGGTCTTTTGGGATTCTTGGCGACTTGGGCAAGGCTCAGCGGTCCGAAATGGCTGCGGGCAATCGTCCATGGCTACATCTGGATCATCCGCTGCACGCCTTCGATCGTCATGATGTTCTTGGTCTTTTACGGCCTGCCGGAGGTGCTGTTGGGTGTCTTCGATATCGACATCAACAGCTGGAACCGCCTCAACTTTGTCGTCATCGCCCTGTCGCTCCTGTTTTCCGCGCCATGTTCGGAAATCATGCGTTCGGCTTACTTGGCGGTCGCCAAAGTGCAACGCGAGGCTGCCCTCAGCATCGGCCTCACCGAAGCGCAAGCGTTCAGAAGGATCGTTTTGCCCCAAGCCCTCGTGAGTGCCTTGCCGAACCTTGGCAATTCGTTCATCCTGCTGATGAAGGAGGGGGCTTTGGCCTACACCATCGGCATCGTCGACATCATGGGCAAAGGCCAACTGATCATCGCGCGCAATTTCGGCGGTTATTCGATCGAGACCTACATTGCATTGGCGGCCATCTATTGGCTGTTGACGTTGGCGATCGAGAAGGCATTCAAGCTGGCGGAAGACAAGTTATCGGCAGGAAAACAACCGCTGCGTGCGGCATAA
- a CDS encoding transporter substrate-binding domain-containing protein → MKRKRLVTTVSLLGAAFLAGCGQTGAETISEATSGSAAEAAEVTTVTVAHTQSSAPMNYVDEKGESTGYEVSVLKAIDKLLPQYEFEYVPTSDEDLLIGIESGKYDVGTKGAWYTEERAQKFIFPEHYIGASSIGVLIRSEDAEEITDLESFAAAGKSLVPISPNNAQYNVIQDFNAEHPDTPIELAAADVFEIADAYTWLLEGRYDGYLAVKTAYEVNVLAEGAPYSQYKDDFSYFVYEALPTWPLFNKEQQELADAYDEAFEQLEADGTIDDLMIEFLGENTFQYVKE, encoded by the coding sequence ATGAAGCGAAAAAGATTAGTGACGACAGTGAGTTTATTGGGGGCGGCATTTTTGGCTGGCTGCGGCCAGACTGGAGCGGAAACGATAAGCGAAGCAACGAGCGGTTCCGCAGCCGAAGCGGCAGAAGTGACCACTGTGACTGTAGCGCACACGCAAAGTTCCGCGCCGATGAACTATGTGGACGAAAAAGGCGAATCGACGGGCTATGAAGTCAGCGTGCTGAAAGCTATCGATAAGCTGTTGCCCCAGTACGAATTCGAATATGTGCCGACTTCCGATGAAGATCTGCTGATAGGGATCGAATCCGGCAAGTACGATGTCGGAACGAAAGGCGCTTGGTATACAGAGGAACGCGCGCAGAAATTCATTTTCCCTGAACATTATATCGGCGCCAGCAGCATCGGCGTGCTGATCCGTTCGGAGGATGCCGAAGAAATCACCGACTTGGAGTCGTTTGCGGCCGCAGGCAAGAGCCTGGTTCCGATTTCGCCTAACAATGCCCAGTACAACGTGATCCAGGACTTCAACGCGGAGCACCCGGATACGCCGATCGAACTGGCTGCAGCAGATGTATTCGAAATCGCCGATGCCTACACTTGGTTGTTGGAAGGCCGCTATGACGGCTACTTAGCCGTCAAGACCGCTTATGAAGTGAACGTGTTGGCGGAAGGCGCGCCGTACAGCCAGTACAAGGATGATTTCTCCTACTTCGTCTACGAGGCGCTGCCGACTTGGCCGTTGTTCAACAAAGAACAGCAGGAACTGGCCGATGCGTATGACGAGGCTTTCGAGCAATTGGAAGCGGACGGCACCATCGATGATCTGATGATCGAGTTCCTTGGCGAAAATACATTCCAATACGTGAAAGAATAA
- a CDS encoding uroporphyrinogen decarboxylase family protein — MTEKFKLNGRKRIEAALAKQPLDRPAISGWRHMPLVDRDVEAFAAATIAFTDENDWDLIKLMSQGQFFAEAYGTPIEFSTDAKEWAGKILKYPIRSAEDLTRLEPLQADNPVLKREAAFAKKIVEHYKGEKVVVGTVFSPLSWVKQFTPGNDSIAHIVDGPEESPIAEFLEHHREELKAALDVLHASNKVFVDELIAAGVDGFFIAEQYSQRGDISEADYAAFAKPYTDDLLAYINDRTWFNILHAHGHVDLAVERFIDYDVQAINWEDGSDHAEDPTRLSFRKLRALTDKLLIGGISPKTDLTFSNNAQEVEDLLVDRLADVLAETGDTGIVFAPGCAISLEANPDFYQRINVAAQKVSATILKTANH, encoded by the coding sequence ATGACAGAAAAATTTAAACTTAATGGAAGAAAACGAATAGAAGCAGCGCTCGCAAAGCAACCTTTGGACAGACCGGCCATTTCCGGTTGGCGCCACATGCCATTGGTCGATCGGGACGTCGAGGCATTCGCCGCAGCAACGATTGCATTCACTGATGAGAACGATTGGGATCTGATCAAGCTGATGTCGCAAGGCCAATTCTTCGCTGAAGCCTACGGAACTCCCATCGAATTCTCGACGGATGCGAAGGAATGGGCAGGAAAAATCCTGAAGTATCCGATCCGGAGCGCGGAAGATTTGACGCGCTTGGAGCCGTTGCAAGCCGATAACCCTGTTCTCAAGCGCGAAGCCGCTTTTGCCAAGAAAATCGTAGAGCACTACAAAGGCGAAAAAGTGGTCGTCGGCACCGTATTCTCGCCTTTGTCATGGGTGAAGCAATTTACGCCAGGTAACGATTCAATCGCGCATATCGTCGACGGACCGGAAGAAAGCCCGATTGCAGAATTTCTGGAGCACCACCGTGAGGAATTGAAGGCAGCGCTCGATGTGCTGCATGCCTCCAATAAAGTGTTTGTGGACGAATTGATCGCTGCCGGCGTGGACGGTTTCTTCATCGCTGAGCAGTACAGCCAACGCGGCGATATTTCCGAAGCGGACTACGCAGCTTTCGCCAAACCCTATACGGATGACCTGTTGGCTTACATCAACGACCGCACGTGGTTCAACATCCTGCATGCACACGGCCATGTCGATCTGGCTGTGGAACGCTTCATCGATTACGATGTCCAGGCCATCAACTGGGAAGACGGCAGCGATCACGCAGAGGACCCGACCCGGTTGAGTTTCCGGAAGCTGCGGGCATTGACGGACAAGCTGCTGATCGGCGGCATCTCGCCGAAAACCGATCTGACGTTTTCGAACAATGCCCAGGAAGTCGAGGACTTGCTGGTCGATCGCTTGGCTGATGTCCTCGCCGAAACAGGCGACACGGGTATCGTATTTGCACCCGGCTGCGCAATTTCATTGGAAGCCAACCCGGATTTTTACCAACGCATCAACGTTGCCGCCCAGAAGGTGAGCGCGACAATCCTAAAAACAGCGAACCATTAA
- a CDS encoding Gfo/Idh/MocA family oxidoreductase: MVGIVIIGCGDVSKQRHAPLSHKNEKVDLIGFYNRTIAKAEAFQKKYGGKVYQTLEEIWEDGTVDAVIVATNEQSHSPITIAALESGKHVLCEKPMADSVAEAERMQQAAEKTGKKLMIIHNQRLYPAHQLLKKMLAEGTLGKIHAYRTTLANQGQENDGWGTAFPDFYDRIGHTNGVLAQVGVHRIDLLNYLFSEDPVIAVLAHTRTQAKQLADGSPVPYEDYAVLQLQHQSGIQGTLLTHWFDYSNERQTVIYGEKATAITYADGHPVALYRKNGEKTYLDDPSQDSLYAEPLTPIVDKFVESIEQDTTPFVTAEQGITALRILAAAYRSQETQTWTPIEQEDAHYDRKI; this comes from the coding sequence ATGGTCGGGATTGTCATCATCGGTTGCGGGGATGTTTCGAAACAGAGGCACGCCCCTCTGAGCCATAAAAACGAAAAAGTCGATCTGATTGGATTCTATAACCGAACGATCGCCAAAGCGGAAGCTTTCCAAAAGAAGTACGGCGGCAAAGTCTATCAGACCCTTGAGGAAATCTGGGAAGACGGAACGGTCGATGCCGTCATCGTCGCGACGAACGAACAATCGCACAGCCCCATCACCATCGCTGCGCTGGAATCCGGCAAGCATGTGCTTTGCGAAAAGCCGATGGCGGATTCGGTGGCCGAGGCAGAACGAATGCAGCAGGCAGCCGAAAAAACGGGCAAAAAGCTGATGATCATCCATAACCAACGGCTTTATCCCGCACATCAGCTGCTGAAAAAAATGCTGGCGGAAGGGACACTCGGGAAGATCCATGCTTATCGGACGACCTTGGCCAACCAAGGCCAGGAAAATGACGGTTGGGGGACGGCATTCCCGGATTTCTACGACCGCATCGGCCATACGAACGGGGTTTTGGCGCAAGTGGGCGTCCACCGCATCGACTTGTTGAATTACTTGTTCAGTGAAGATCCCGTCATCGCAGTATTGGCCCACACCAGGACGCAAGCCAAGCAGTTGGCTGACGGAAGCCCGGTTCCTTATGAGGATTATGCGGTACTGCAATTGCAGCATCAATCGGGCATCCAGGGGACCTTGCTGACCCACTGGTTCGATTACTCGAACGAAAGGCAGACCGTCATCTACGGGGAAAAGGCCACGGCCATTACTTATGCGGACGGGCATCCGGTGGCACTCTACCGGAAGAACGGGGAAAAGACCTACTTGGATGATCCATCGCAGGACAGCTTATATGCAGAACCATTGACACCGATCGTCGACAAGTTTGTCGAAAGCATCGAGCAAGATACCACCCCGTTTGTGACAGCTGAACAGGGGATAACGGCATTGCGCATTCTTGCCGCCGCCTACCGGTCGCAGGAAACGCAGACTTGGACACCAATCGAACAGGAGGACGCACACTATGACAGAAAAATTTAA